A genomic segment from Paenibacillus sp. FSL K6-1096 encodes:
- the proC gene encoding pyrroline-5-carboxylate reductase: MCQQPAIPLINHPIVFYGAGSMAEAIVRGMIARNVVEANRIIMLNRSSNERLAELRSRYGVLGYNSSEQKTEALRSAPVIVLAMKPKDAAEALRSLGPLLSPDQLIISVIAGLTIRTIQGLLGTAQPVVRSMPNTSSSIGLGATGIAFSKEVGDESRKTALNIFEAVGLTAVIDEERMETLTGISGSGPAYIYYMMEAMIAAGIRGGLPLEQSRELTVQTVLGAARMVQQTGEEPAALRKKVTSPNGSTQAAIEVLERGDFFETVISAVNRCAERSREMGAALEDELH, from the coding sequence ATGTGCCAGCAACCTGCAATTCCGTTGATTAATCATCCTATTGTTTTTTATGGCGCAGGCTCAATGGCTGAAGCCATTGTCCGGGGAATGATCGCCCGCAATGTAGTCGAAGCGAACCGGATTATCATGCTGAACCGCAGCAGCAATGAACGCCTGGCTGAGCTTCGCAGCCGTTATGGCGTACTTGGGTATAACAGCAGTGAGCAGAAGACTGAAGCTCTCCGCTCGGCGCCGGTGATCGTACTGGCCATGAAGCCCAAGGATGCCGCCGAAGCTCTCCGCTCCCTGGGCCCGCTGCTGTCGCCGGACCAGCTCATCATTTCCGTCATTGCCGGGCTGACCATCCGCACGATCCAGGGCTTGCTCGGAACCGCGCAGCCTGTTGTGCGCTCGATGCCCAACACCTCCAGCTCCATCGGGCTGGGCGCAACCGGCATTGCCTTCTCCAAGGAGGTTGGCGATGAGAGCCGGAAGACTGCTCTTAATATCTTTGAAGCCGTGGGGTTAACAGCGGTCATTGACGAAGAGCGGATGGAGACCTTAACCGGCATCTCCGGCAGTGGTCCGGCTTACATCTATTACATGATGGAAGCGATGATTGCCGCAGGTATCCGCGGGGGCCTGCCGCTTGAGCAGAGCCGTGAGCTGACGGTCCAGACCGTGCTGGGCGCAGCGCGGATGGTGCAGCAGACCGGCGAAGAGCCAGCCGCTCTGCGCAAGAAGGTTACCTCGCCGAACGGCTCCACCCAGGCAGCCATCGAGGTGCTGGAACGCGGCGACTTCTTCGAGACCGTCATCTCTGCGGTCAACCGCTGTGCCGAACGCTCCCGGGAGATGGGTGCGGCGCTGGAGGATGAGCTGCATTAA
- the asnS gene encoding asparagine--tRNA ligase, which yields MANKSVIKNVNEHVGESVVIGCWVNNKRSSGKIQFLQLRDGTGYIQGVVVKSEVPEQVWDDAKSLTQESSLYVTGIIREEPRSQSGYELTVTGIEVLHITENYPITPKEHGVDFLMDHRHLWLRSTKQRAVMVIRAEIIRAVQQFFNEHGFTKVDPPILTPTSAEGTTNLFHTKYFDEDAYLTQSGQLYMEAAAMALGRVYSFGPTFRAEKSKTRRHLIEFWMIEPEMAFVEHEESLRVQEDFISFVVQSVLTNCRAELEAVGRDVSKLENIKAPFPRISYDDAIKFLNEKGYEIAWGDDFGAPHETAIAEMSDRPVFITHYPASFKAFYMKPHPDRPEVVLCADMIAPEGYGEIIGGSQRIDDPALLEARFKEHNLSMETYQWYMDLRTYGSVPHSGFGLGLERTVAWICGLDHVRETIAFPRTLYRLYP from the coding sequence ATGGCCAACAAAAGTGTAATCAAGAACGTGAATGAGCATGTCGGAGAGAGTGTTGTCATCGGATGTTGGGTGAACAACAAGCGCTCCAGCGGTAAAATTCAGTTCCTGCAGCTTCGCGACGGTACTGGTTATATCCAAGGGGTTGTGGTGAAGTCTGAGGTACCCGAGCAGGTCTGGGACGATGCCAAAAGCCTTACCCAGGAGAGCTCCCTGTATGTGACCGGAATTATCCGTGAGGAGCCGCGCAGCCAATCCGGCTATGAGCTGACGGTTACGGGCATTGAGGTGCTGCATATTACCGAGAACTATCCAATTACTCCAAAGGAGCATGGCGTAGACTTCCTGATGGATCACCGCCATCTCTGGCTGCGTTCCACCAAGCAGCGGGCCGTAATGGTGATTCGTGCGGAGATCATCCGTGCGGTTCAGCAGTTCTTCAATGAGCACGGCTTCACCAAGGTGGACCCGCCGATTCTGACGCCAACGTCAGCGGAAGGCACAACGAACCTGTTCCATACGAAGTACTTCGATGAGGATGCTTATCTGACCCAGAGCGGACAGCTGTATATGGAAGCTGCGGCTATGGCGCTCGGGCGCGTCTATTCCTTCGGTCCGACCTTCCGGGCCGAGAAATCCAAGACCCGCCGCCATCTGATCGAGTTCTGGATGATTGAACCGGAAATGGCGTTCGTGGAGCATGAGGAGAGCCTGCGTGTGCAGGAGGACTTCATCAGCTTCGTGGTGCAGTCCGTCCTGACAAACTGCCGTGCCGAGCTGGAGGCAGTGGGCCGCGATGTCTCGAAGCTGGAGAACATCAAGGCACCGTTCCCGCGGATCAGCTACGATGATGCCATCAAGTTCCTGAATGAAAAAGGCTACGAAATCGCCTGGGGCGATGATTTCGGGGCTCCTCATGAGACGGCTATCGCCGAAATGAGCGACCGTCCGGTATTCATCACCCATTATCCGGCGTCCTTCAAGGCCTTCTATATGAAGCCGCACCCTGACCGTCCGGAAGTGGTGCTATGCGCGGATATGATCGCCCCTGAAGGCTACGGGGAGATCATCGGCGGATCACAGCGTATCGATGATCCGGCGCTGCTGGAAGCCCGTTTCAAGGAGCATAATCTCTCGATGGAGACTTATCAGTGGTACATGGACCTGCGGACCTATGGCAGCGTTCCGCACTCCGGCTTCGGCCTGGGTCTGGAGCGGACGGTAGCTTGGATCTGCGGACTGGATCATGTCCGTGAGACGATTGCGTTCCCTCGCACATTGTACCGTCTGTACCCTTAA
- a CDS encoding acetate kinase translates to MNILVINSGSSSLKYQLYNMTDESVLAKGLVERIGMDSSILNHKPTGKQEVTEVSEILEHNTAIRKVLACLTDKEHGVIASTDEINAVGHRVVHGGEFFKTSALVDADAKAKIRQLFDLAPLHNPAAMMGITASENNMPGVPQVVVFDTAFHQTMPEKAYMYAIPRVLYNKYKVRRYGAHGTSHDFVSKAAAEYLDRPLQDLKIITCHIGNGASVTAVDGGISVDTSMGMTPLEGLMMGTRSGDLDPAVVPYVMNKEELSVGEVNSMLNKHSGLLAISGVSSDMRDIIDGAEKGEPNSTLAFEMYEYRLRKYIGSYAAAMNGVDVIVFTAGVGENASLLREKVLNNLTFLGIQLDAEANKVRSGDPRRISTADSKVQVLVVPTNEELVIARDTYSIVQGING, encoded by the coding sequence ATGAATATTTTAGTAATTAACTCCGGCAGTTCCTCATTGAAATACCAGCTGTACAATATGACAGATGAGTCTGTCCTGGCCAAAGGCCTGGTAGAACGTATCGGAATGGACTCCTCCATTCTGAACCACAAGCCGACCGGCAAGCAGGAAGTTACTGAAGTCAGTGAAATTCTGGAGCACAATACGGCCATCCGCAAGGTGCTTGCCTGCCTGACAGACAAGGAGCATGGCGTTATTGCATCCACCGACGAGATTAATGCAGTGGGCCACCGTGTAGTACACGGGGGTGAATTCTTCAAAACCTCCGCACTTGTTGATGCTGATGCTAAGGCTAAGATCCGCCAGCTGTTCGACCTTGCGCCGCTGCATAACCCGGCTGCCATGATGGGGATTACCGCTTCCGAGAATAATATGCCTGGTGTGCCGCAGGTGGTTGTGTTCGATACCGCCTTCCACCAGACTATGCCTGAGAAGGCGTATATGTATGCCATTCCGAGAGTGCTCTACAACAAATACAAAGTCCGCCGTTATGGTGCGCATGGCACCTCCCATGATTTCGTGAGCAAAGCGGCTGCCGAGTATCTGGACCGTCCGCTTCAGGACCTCAAGATTATTACCTGCCACATCGGTAACGGTGCCAGTGTAACTGCAGTAGACGGCGGCATTTCTGTGGACACCTCGATGGGGATGACTCCGCTGGAAGGCCTGATGATGGGTACGCGCAGCGGCGACCTTGACCCGGCTGTTGTTCCTTATGTGATGAATAAGGAAGAGCTGTCTGTCGGTGAAGTGAACTCCATGCTGAACAAGCACAGCGGTCTTCTGGCCATCTCTGGCGTGAGCAGTGACATGCGTGATATCATTGACGGTGCGGAGAAAGGCGAGCCTAATTCGACGCTTGCTTTTGAAATGTACGAGTACCGTCTGCGTAAATATATCGGTTCTTACGCTGCTGCCATGAACGGGGTAGATGTCATTGTGTTCACCGCCGGTGTTGGCGAGAATGCTTCCCTGCTGCGTGAAAAAGTACTGAACAATCTTACGTTCCTCGGAATCCAGCTGGATGCAGAAGCCAATAAGGTCCGCTCCGGCGATCCGCGCCGTATCTCCACGGCTGATTCCAAGGTTCAGGTGCTTGTGGTTCCGACAAACGAAGAGCTTGTCATTGCACGCGATACATACAGTATTGTGCAAGGAATTAACGGCTAA
- a CDS encoding DnaD domain protein: MDGTSWNTWGEGAAFGLENGMAVIPYALLKHYRKLNLTGSEAMLLIHLLSFRQVEGIDFPSLEELQAVTGRSIPVIAGELQKLMKEGFISIDGDNDELRDIHYERYNFSGLYAKLGAYLAKVKQESGGRSGSERVSEASGHNARSAVPDDSYSSPAAAGAARESEQERSLFSIFEKEFGRPLSPMECESISGWVDEDRYPEELILLALKESVFAGKVHFRYIDRILLEWSRNRVKNAQDVKAYAQKFRGGGR, encoded by the coding sequence ATGGACGGAACAAGTTGGAATACCTGGGGTGAAGGCGCCGCCTTCGGCCTGGAGAACGGAATGGCCGTCATTCCTTATGCGCTCCTGAAGCACTACCGGAAGCTGAATCTGACCGGCAGCGAGGCGATGCTGCTGATTCACCTGCTCTCCTTCAGACAGGTCGAGGGGATTGACTTCCCATCGCTCGAGGAGCTGCAGGCGGTAACCGGGCGCAGCATCCCGGTGATTGCCGGCGAGCTGCAGAAGCTCATGAAGGAAGGGTTCATCAGCATCGACGGAGATAACGACGAGCTGCGGGACATCCATTATGAGCGTTACAACTTCTCCGGCCTGTACGCCAAGCTGGGCGCGTATCTGGCGAAGGTGAAGCAGGAATCAGGGGGGCGGAGCGGCAGTGAGCGCGTCTCTGAGGCGTCCGGGCACAATGCCCGTTCTGCCGTGCCGGATGACAGCTATAGCAGTCCGGCAGCTGCAGGTGCAGCCAGAGAAAGTGAACAGGAACGCAGCCTGTTCAGCATTTTCGAGAAGGAATTCGGCCGTCCGCTGTCCCCGATGGAATGCGAGTCCATCTCCGGCTGGGTGGACGAAGACCGCTATCCCGAGGAGCTGATCCTGCTCGCATTGAAGGAATCTGTCTTCGCCGGCAAGGTCCATTTCCGTTACATCGACCGCATCCTGCTGGAATGGTCCCGCAACCGGGTGAAGAACGCCCAGGATGTCAAAGCCTATGCCCAGAAGTTCCGGGGCGGGGGCCGATGA
- the proB gene encoding glutamate 5-kinase, translating into MTTRIVVKIGSSSLSGPEGGLNRDAVAFFAAEIAALREAGSEVLLVTSGAVAAGFRGIGYSTRPKLLHEKQAAAAVGQVMLMQAYQEAFALHGIPTAQILLTRTDFCSRRAMNNALMTVEELLRQGAVPVFNENDTVSVDELKFGDNDTLSALVANLLKASHLLVLTDMDGVYSADPRKNPDAVRYQHIAEITPEIYAIAGGAGTSVGTGGMKSKIDAAKIATRGGVPVFIGRVTEPGDLSLAAAGTGKGTYFATTLSSLPVKKQWLGFMSTPLGSLYVDDGAVEALLHGGHSLLPVGVRRIEGSFHSGDVVEVLGPDAKLLGRGIVNYDDAQLRSIQGLPSREIISKLGEVHRLEVIHRDEWITLR; encoded by the coding sequence ATGACGACAAGAATTGTGGTCAAAATCGGCAGCAGCTCGCTCAGCGGACCTGAGGGCGGACTGAACCGGGACGCGGTTGCCTTCTTCGCCGCCGAGATTGCCGCGCTCCGGGAAGCGGGCAGTGAGGTGCTGCTGGTCACCTCGGGTGCAGTTGCCGCCGGATTCCGCGGCATTGGCTACTCCACGCGCCCCAAGCTGCTCCATGAGAAGCAGGCGGCAGCGGCGGTAGGTCAGGTGATGCTGATGCAGGCCTACCAGGAGGCTTTTGCGCTGCATGGCATTCCTACCGCGCAGATTCTGCTGACGCGTACCGACTTCTGCAGCCGCCGGGCGATGAACAATGCCTTGATGACTGTAGAGGAGCTGCTCCGCCAGGGTGCGGTTCCGGTGTTCAACGAGAACGATACGGTATCCGTGGATGAGCTGAAGTTCGGGGATAACGACACCCTGTCTGCCCTGGTCGCCAATCTGCTGAAGGCCTCGCACCTGCTGGTGCTGACCGATATGGACGGCGTATACAGCGCAGATCCGCGCAAGAACCCGGATGCGGTAAGGTATCAGCATATTGCCGAGATCACACCGGAAATCTATGCGATTGCCGGAGGCGCAGGCACCAGCGTAGGCACCGGCGGCATGAAGTCCAAGATCGATGCCGCCAAAATCGCCACACGGGGCGGCGTTCCGGTCTTCATCGGCCGGGTGACCGAGCCCGGAGACCTGTCTCTGGCGGCTGCGGGCACGGGCAAAGGCACTTATTTTGCCACCACCCTCTCCTCCTTGCCGGTCAAGAAGCAGTGGCTCGGCTTCATGTCCACCCCGCTCGGATCGCTGTATGTCGATGACGGGGCTGTAGAAGCGCTGCTGCATGGAGGACACAGCCTGCTGCCGGTCGGTGTAAGGCGAATCGAAGGAAGCTTCCATTCCGGGGATGTGGTGGAGGTCCTCGGCCCGGATGCGAAGCTGCTTGGCCGGGGCATTGTTAATTATGACGATGCCCAGCTCCGCAGCATCCAAGGCTTGCCGAGCCGGGAGATCATTTCCAAGCTTGGGGAGGTACACCGGCTTGAGGTTATCCACCGCGATGAATGGATTACCCTAAGATAA
- a CDS encoding AAA family ATPase produces MPKYWKEIIAGFVPVVLIFMVFVGINIFPVIIALGMVAALLFIAHARGGLAVNAGADKKRKKNGPSKLTFEEIGGQDNAKQELREALDFLIRHEEISKFGIRPLKGILLTGPPGTGKTLMAKAAAHYTNSVFVAASGSEFVEMYVGVGAGRVRDLFKDARSRALKENKQSAIIFIDEIDVIGGKREGGQQREYDQTLNQLLTEMDGIYNNDTPRILLVAATNRKEMLDSALLRPGRFDRHIQVDMPDKKGRKSILDLHAKNKPLHETVDLDKIAEEAYGFSGAQLESVMNEAAIYMMRENLTLVEQRHLSMAIDKVMMGEKTDRETNHEEKRRVAIHELGHAIMAELLRPGSVSQVTLTPRGQALGYVRHNPQQEQYLYTKDYLENQIMIALGGAAAEEMYYGGRSTGSRGDFDQALNIVETMMKSGLTSLGIANLQMVTTEELMKENSKILDELMVRTNELLSQQRNVFDYCLDILMKEEVLSGEQFRCQFRDSVLLPA; encoded by the coding sequence ATGCCTAAGTACTGGAAAGAGATTATAGCCGGATTTGTTCCGGTCGTGCTGATTTTTATGGTTTTTGTAGGGATTAATATTTTCCCTGTGATCATAGCGCTCGGCATGGTTGCTGCTCTCCTGTTCATTGCCCACGCGCGCGGCGGCCTGGCGGTTAATGCAGGCGCAGACAAGAAGCGGAAGAAGAACGGCCCGTCCAAGCTGACCTTTGAAGAGATCGGCGGACAGGACAATGCCAAGCAGGAGCTGCGCGAAGCACTGGACTTCCTGATCCGGCATGAAGAAATCAGCAAGTTCGGGATTCGTCCGCTCAAAGGCATTCTGCTGACCGGTCCTCCCGGAACCGGGAAGACGCTGATGGCGAAGGCTGCGGCGCATTATACGAACTCTGTGTTTGTCGCTGCATCGGGCAGTGAATTCGTTGAGATGTACGTCGGCGTCGGGGCCGGACGGGTCCGTGACCTGTTCAAGGATGCCCGCTCGCGTGCGCTGAAGGAGAACAAGCAGAGCGCGATTATTTTCATCGATGAGATTGATGTGATCGGCGGCAAGCGTGAAGGCGGACAGCAGCGGGAGTATGACCAGACGCTGAATCAGCTCCTCACGGAGATGGACGGGATTTATAATAATGATACCCCGCGCATTCTGCTGGTAGCCGCCACGAACCGCAAGGAAATGCTGGATTCGGCACTGCTGCGTCCGGGCCGGTTCGACCGTCACATTCAGGTGGATATGCCCGACAAGAAGGGCCGCAAGTCGATTCTCGACCTTCACGCCAAGAACAAGCCGCTGCATGAGACAGTCGATCTGGATAAAATCGCTGAAGAAGCCTACGGCTTCTCCGGGGCGCAATTAGAGAGCGTGATGAACGAGGCGGCGATCTACATGATGCGCGAGAATCTGACCCTGGTGGAGCAGCGCCATCTGTCGATGGCCATCGATAAGGTGATGATGGGAGAGAAGACCGACCGCGAGACGAACCACGAAGAGAAGCGGCGTGTAGCGATTCATGAGCTGGGACATGCCATTATGGCCGAGCTATTGCGTCCGGGAAGCGTCAGCCAGGTGACATTGACTCCGCGCGGACAAGCCCTCGGTTATGTGCGGCATAATCCGCAGCAAGAGCAGTATTTGTACACGAAGGATTATCTGGAGAATCAGATTATGATCGCCCTGGGCGGCGCGGCAGCGGAAGAAATGTATTACGGCGGGCGCAGCACCGGCTCGCGCGGCGATTTCGACCAGGCGCTGAACATTGTGGAGACGATGATGAAGTCGGGCCTGACCTCCCTCGGAATCGCGAATCTGCAGATGGTGACAACCGAAGAGCTGATGAAGGAGAATAGTAAGATCCTGGATGAGTTAATGGTCCGCACCAATGAGCTGCTGAGCCAGCAAAGAAATGTATTTGATTACTGCCTTGACATTTTAATGAAGGAAGAAGTTCTCTCCGGAGAGCAATTTCGTTGTCAATTTCGTGACAGTGTCCTTTTACCGGCATAA
- a CDS encoding glutamate-5-semialdehyde dehydrogenase, with amino-acid sequence MSEVVHKATLAKATTGVLASLTTGQKNEALLAMAAALIAEADYIIAANAEDLERGRLNGTAESMLDRLALDTGRIAGIAEGLQQIAVLPDPVGDHLETIERPNGLFIEKVRVPLGVIGIIYEARPNVTVDAAGLCLKTGNAVVLRGGSSALSSNRAITEVLHRALAGTALPPDALQLIEDPNRSSVDEMLKLNGLLDVIIPRGGSSLIQNVVLNATVPVIETGAGICHTYLDATANPEMAERISINAKAQRPSVCNSMETLLVHQAYAQEHLPALAEAFREARVELRGCPDTLALVPWAKPAAPEDFATEYNDYILNIRIVDSLEAALRHIAEFGTKHSECIVTEDAGNAARFLQEVDAAAVYHNASTRFTDGFEFGFGAEIGISTQKLHARGPMGLPALTSSKYLVHGSGQIRG; translated from the coding sequence ATGAGTGAAGTGGTACACAAGGCCACGCTGGCAAAAGCTACAACAGGAGTATTGGCAAGCCTGACTACCGGGCAGAAGAATGAAGCGCTGCTGGCAATGGCTGCGGCCTTGATTGCCGAGGCGGATTACATTATTGCCGCGAATGCGGAGGATCTGGAGCGCGGCCGCTTGAACGGGACAGCTGAGTCGATGCTGGACCGGCTGGCGCTGGATACCGGACGGATTGCAGGCATCGCGGAGGGCCTGCAGCAGATCGCGGTGCTGCCCGATCCGGTAGGTGACCATCTGGAGACCATTGAACGCCCAAACGGCCTGTTCATTGAGAAGGTCCGCGTGCCGCTCGGAGTCATCGGTATCATCTATGAAGCCCGTCCGAACGTAACCGTTGATGCAGCGGGACTATGCCTGAAGACCGGGAACGCAGTTGTCCTGCGCGGCGGTTCGTCCGCCCTGTCATCCAACCGGGCCATTACCGAGGTGCTGCACCGCGCGCTGGCCGGCACTGCGCTGCCGCCGGATGCCCTCCAGCTGATCGAAGATCCGAACCGCTCCTCTGTCGATGAGATGCTGAAGCTGAACGGCCTGCTGGATGTCATCATCCCGCGCGGAGGCAGCTCGCTGATCCAGAACGTGGTGCTTAATGCCACAGTTCCTGTCATTGAAACAGGCGCAGGCATATGCCATACTTATCTGGATGCAACTGCCAATCCCGAGATGGCAGAGCGGATCAGCATCAATGCGAAGGCCCAGCGTCCTTCCGTCTGCAATTCCATGGAGACGCTGCTCGTCCACCAGGCATATGCACAGGAGCATCTACCCGCACTTGCCGAAGCCTTCCGCGAGGCCCGGGTGGAGCTGCGCGGCTGCCCGGATACACTGGCTCTAGTCCCTTGGGCCAAGCCGGCTGCACCGGAGGATTTCGCGACCGAGTATAACGATTATATCCTGAATATCCGGATCGTAGATTCGCTCGAAGCCGCCCTCCGGCATATCGCTGAATTCGGCACCAAGCATTCCGAATGTATCGTGACAGAGGATGCCGGGAATGCTGCTCGCTTCTTACAGGAAGTGGACGCCGCTGCCGTGTACCATAACGCCTCCACCCGGTTTACAGACGGCTTCGAATTCGGCTTTGGCGCCGAGATCGGCATCAGTACCCAGAAGCTGCATGCCCGCGGGCCGATGGGACTGCCGGCACTCACTTCCAGCAAATACCTTGTTCATGGCTCCGGCCAGATCAGAGGGTAA
- a CDS encoding 3-hydroxyacyl-CoA dehydrogenase NAD-binding domain-containing protein — protein MNFKKIGVIGGGTMGQGIAEMLAAKGLDVMLVEKTAERLNYSYEMIETSLDKQLEKWAITQAEKKLILSRIQKVTHFAELSSCDMVIETIVEDLEAKQKVFNQLDQVCPSHIILASNTSTLSLTELASSTMYPERVIGMHFIHPVGKVDLVEIVRGLKTSDSTFEDTKTFVDEIVEKKGVMIYESPGFVSSRLICLFINEAMHVLQEGVASPEDIDDAMRIGYQFQNGPLEMADRFGLDSVLAALENMFREYGELKYRPSTILKKMVRAGQLGTKSGEGFFKYDKDGDRI, from the coding sequence ATGAATTTTAAGAAGATCGGTGTCATCGGCGGTGGCACAATGGGTCAAGGCATTGCCGAAATGCTGGCAGCCAAAGGCCTGGATGTAATGCTGGTGGAGAAAACTGCTGAAAGACTGAACTACTCCTACGAAATGATCGAGACCAGTCTCGACAAACAGCTGGAGAAATGGGCCATTACCCAGGCGGAGAAGAAGCTGATTCTTTCCCGTATCCAGAAAGTTACTCATTTCGCTGAACTGAGCTCCTGCGATATGGTTATTGAGACCATTGTGGAAGACCTGGAAGCGAAGCAAAAGGTATTCAATCAGCTCGATCAGGTGTGTCCGAGCCACATTATTCTTGCCAGCAACACGTCAACGCTCAGCTTGACAGAGCTTGCAAGCTCAACAATGTATCCGGAACGCGTAATCGGTATGCACTTCATACATCCTGTAGGCAAGGTCGACCTGGTTGAAATCGTGCGCGGACTGAAGACCTCCGACAGCACCTTCGAGGATACCAAGACCTTTGTTGATGAGATTGTTGAAAAGAAAGGCGTAATGATCTACGAATCCCCAGGATTTGTATCTTCACGCCTCATTTGCCTGTTCATTAACGAAGCGATGCATGTGCTCCAGGAAGGCGTTGCCTCCCCTGAAGATATTGACGACGCTATGCGCATCGGCTACCAGTTCCAGAACGGACCGCTTGAAATGGCTGACCGCTTCGGTCTGGACTCCGTCCTGGCTGCGCTTGAGAACATGTTCCGTGAATACGGCGAGCTCAAGTATCGTCCATCGACCATCCTCAAGAAGATGGTGCGTGCCGGACAACTGGGGACCAAATCGGGCGAAGGCTTCTTCAAGTATGACAAGGATGGTGACCGTATATGA